The Microbulbifer sp. YPW1 genome contains a region encoding:
- the nadC gene encoding carboxylating nicotinate-nucleotide diphosphorylase has protein sequence MTPATVAIPNLQQDIERSVRDALAEDIGDGDITAQLIPAERQAKARVITREDCVFCGKAWVNEVFRQLDPALQVTWHVRDGDRVAADSTLFELEGNARTILTGERCALNFVQTLSGTATTAAAYAALAEGSDIKILDTRKTIPGLRSAQKYAVLCGGCENHRIGLYDAFLIKENHIAAAGGIANAVAQAHQIKPGALVEVEVESIDELKQALDAGADVIMLDEFTDAMTAEALNRAQGRAKIEISGSVNEERLKQLSGLAVDYISSGSLTKHLRAVDLSLRLLSE, from the coding sequence ATGACACCAGCGACTGTCGCTATCCCCAACCTGCAACAGGATATCGAGCGTTCCGTCCGCGACGCGCTGGCAGAGGATATTGGCGATGGTGACATTACCGCCCAGCTGATACCGGCGGAACGTCAGGCCAAGGCCCGCGTGATTACCCGCGAGGACTGTGTGTTCTGTGGGAAAGCCTGGGTGAACGAAGTATTCCGCCAGCTCGACCCGGCATTGCAGGTGACATGGCACGTGCGGGACGGCGATCGCGTTGCCGCTGATAGCACCCTGTTTGAGCTGGAAGGCAACGCCCGCACCATTCTGACCGGCGAGCGCTGTGCGCTGAATTTCGTACAGACCCTGTCCGGTACCGCGACGACCGCGGCCGCCTATGCAGCCCTGGCGGAAGGCTCCGATATCAAGATTCTGGATACCCGCAAAACCATTCCCGGCCTGCGCAGTGCGCAGAAATATGCGGTGCTCTGCGGCGGCTGTGAAAATCACCGCATCGGCCTCTACGACGCGTTCCTGATCAAGGAAAACCATATTGCCGCCGCCGGCGGCATTGCCAACGCAGTGGCCCAGGCGCACCAGATCAAACCAGGCGCGCTGGTGGAAGTCGAGGTGGAAAGTATTGACGAACTCAAGCAGGCCCTGGATGCCGGTGCCGACGTGATCATGCTGGACGAATTCACCGACGCCATGACGGCGGAAGCGCTGAACCGGGCCCAGGGGCGCGCCAAGATCGAAATCTCTGGCAGTGTGAATGAGGAGCGTCTCAAGCAACTGTCCGGACTGGCGGTGGATTATATTTCCAGCGGCAGCCTGACCAAGCACCTGCGCGCAGTGGACCTGTCATTGCGCCTGCTTTCCGAGTAG
- a CDS encoding isoprenylcysteine carboxylmethyltransferase family protein, translating to MKKIKNKSAGARRSSGPDKRAQRSSVAPAETLSCPSAPTSVWINLCALAISLAAVVWLREYGQHLAVKTQSLVVVAVALALPIIVLEWLFLKPYRNPSAGLDFNRKNHSLRRTAVKLLGFYLAVGSVAFVYWLFPEYHGSFYDNYFSVVRAVLPWWMLLAVPYFYLLDGAMREPKDSYWQLGSWLLGRRKGVSGKAIGQLYLGWLVKLFFLPLMFVYMGNNLNTLLNFDFARLFGSFKAVFDFTFNFLFYIDLLFVTVGYVCTLRLFDSHIRTAEPSFLGWGVALIGYQPFWSLFSGTYLKYDDAPAWGYWFWDTPVAYSIWGSAILLLIAIYVWASIPFGIRFSNLTHRGILTNGPYRFTKHPAYISKNISWWMISMPFMVSASAPEALRHSLLLLLVNFIYFMRARTEERHLSWDPTYVAYARYIEQRGTFAFLGRWFPVLRFGHGRLFNRGEESPPAEPLVSGISASQSNATGTAGA from the coding sequence ATGAAAAAAATAAAAAATAAATCCGCCGGTGCCAGACGGTCCTCCGGCCCCGACAAACGTGCGCAGCGATCATCTGTTGCGCCAGCAGAGACGCTCAGCTGCCCGAGCGCGCCTACCAGTGTCTGGATCAACCTGTGTGCGCTGGCGATTTCCCTGGCGGCCGTGGTCTGGCTGCGGGAGTACGGCCAGCACCTCGCAGTGAAAACCCAGTCCCTGGTTGTGGTTGCCGTCGCCCTGGCGCTGCCGATCATCGTGCTCGAGTGGCTGTTTCTCAAACCCTATCGCAACCCGTCCGCCGGGCTTGATTTCAACCGCAAGAACCACAGCCTGAGGCGCACCGCGGTAAAACTGCTGGGCTTTTATCTGGCCGTGGGCTCGGTGGCATTCGTTTACTGGCTGTTCCCGGAGTACCACGGTTCCTTCTACGACAACTATTTTTCCGTGGTGCGGGCAGTCCTGCCCTGGTGGATGCTGCTGGCGGTGCCTTATTTTTACCTGCTGGACGGCGCCATGCGTGAGCCCAAGGACAGTTACTGGCAGCTGGGCAGCTGGCTGCTGGGGCGTCGCAAGGGAGTTTCCGGCAAGGCGATCGGCCAGCTGTACCTGGGTTGGCTGGTAAAGCTGTTCTTCCTGCCGCTCATGTTTGTCTACATGGGCAACAACCTGAACACCCTGCTCAATTTTGATTTCGCACGGCTGTTTGGCAGTTTCAAGGCGGTGTTTGATTTCACCTTCAATTTCCTGTTTTACATCGACCTGTTGTTCGTAACCGTTGGGTATGTATGTACCCTGCGGCTGTTCGACTCCCATATCCGTACTGCCGAGCCCAGTTTCCTCGGCTGGGGGGTGGCTCTCATCGGTTACCAGCCGTTCTGGAGCCTGTTCTCGGGTACCTACCTGAAATACGATGATGCGCCAGCCTGGGGTTACTGGTTCTGGGATACACCGGTGGCTTACAGTATCTGGGGCAGTGCAATCCTGTTGCTGATTGCCATTTATGTATGGGCGAGCATCCCGTTCGGTATCCGCTTTTCCAACCTTACCCACCGCGGGATTCTCACCAATGGTCCCTACCGCTTTACCAAGCACCCGGCCTATATCAGCAAGAACATCTCCTGGTGGATGATCTCAATGCCGTTCATGGTCAGTGCCAGCGCGCCCGAAGCCTTGCGGCACTCGCTGTTGTTGTTGCTGGTGAACTTCATTTACTTCATGCGCGCGCGCACCGAAGAACGACACCTGTCCTGGGATCCTACCTACGTCGCTTACGCCCGCTATATTGAGCAGCGCGGTACCTTCGCATTCCTGGGGCGCTGGTTCCCGGTGCTGCGATTCGGCCACGGCCGCCTGTTCAACCGCGGCGAAGAATCCCCGCCGGCCGAGCCTCTCGTTTCCGGGATCTCGGCATCACAATCGAATGCGACCGGCACCGCCGGTGCCTGA
- a CDS encoding DUF1631 domain-containing protein, with translation MKRTPKLPAPVAAVKDKAQALLTEQAKRVFAKVDDSLFAMAEKAHGQDEQDGLFQALRMLRVERRKVVERFSENIAESFQVREVSADDADDPYSADNLSLVHNDDLEQLVAVDTMVASAKRDFAEPLTEISLRLNTLLSVKVYDKNNPIGPDAICDAFVEACRPLELHVRARLTLLKKFEHLVMEQLGQLYEQCNEVFVEHGVLPSLKQQRRAARQQRTAQRQPAPQPTAGQTNGRDTGYSDTGGYSPSAAPAGNHGLLPLNSGVAPMGAQDLLSHLGALQGHLPESYDESGIQLLNVNHLLQQRLVDARQSASLAKMDSDIIKLVEMLFSFILEDRNLAEPIKTQLGRLQLPLLKVAIADRSFFSKGGHPARKLLNELADATTGWQAKDNYESDPLFKKVGEVVARVLAEFDQDINIFSELLDSFQQFILRERKRAEKLERRIVDEADGKAKSQAARARVAAVMDALMAERDLPPVVVEWLEKVWANMLFLTCIKEGTDSESWSRDVRTARDLVWSVHAPMPDSRKQLLGLLPALQDRLKAGVEMVSLNSFDARRMFTDLKQVYRERFALAQSISEERSRKARDEVREEARRAQEVEAASTAVDLAATKEEAATPSINEQEATVAELPQMEELEQAVAEAELVSEPSGEVDSLPESDSHWQQTFRLAQGSWFELKREGEEQFRCRLAAVIKDIDQFIFVNRNGAKVAEFTRIELAHALRNAQLMPLDDGMLFERALQSVIGTVRKSRGEMN, from the coding sequence ATGAAGCGTACTCCCAAGCTACCGGCACCGGTCGCCGCAGTGAAGGATAAAGCCCAGGCGCTGCTCACAGAGCAGGCCAAGCGCGTATTTGCCAAAGTGGATGACTCGCTGTTTGCCATGGCCGAAAAAGCCCACGGGCAGGACGAGCAGGATGGCCTTTTCCAGGCGCTGCGCATGCTGCGCGTGGAGCGCCGCAAGGTGGTGGAGCGCTTTTCCGAAAATATAGCGGAGTCATTCCAGGTTCGCGAAGTGTCTGCAGACGATGCGGACGATCCATATTCCGCTGACAACCTGTCACTGGTGCACAACGATGACCTGGAACAACTGGTGGCGGTGGATACCATGGTCGCCAGTGCCAAGCGGGATTTTGCCGAGCCGCTGACCGAAATTTCCCTTCGTCTGAATACCCTTCTTTCTGTCAAGGTCTACGACAAAAACAATCCGATTGGCCCCGATGCAATCTGTGATGCATTTGTCGAGGCCTGTCGTCCGCTGGAATTGCATGTTCGAGCGCGACTGACTCTACTGAAAAAGTTCGAACACCTGGTAATGGAACAGCTCGGCCAGTTGTACGAGCAGTGCAATGAAGTATTTGTCGAACACGGTGTGCTGCCATCGCTCAAACAGCAGCGACGGGCGGCGCGCCAGCAGCGCACAGCCCAGCGCCAGCCAGCCCCGCAGCCCACAGCCGGGCAGACGAATGGGCGGGACACCGGCTACTCCGACACAGGGGGCTATTCGCCATCGGCAGCCCCAGCGGGAAACCACGGCTTGCTGCCGCTGAACTCCGGTGTCGCTCCGATGGGGGCTCAGGACCTGCTTTCGCACCTGGGGGCCTTGCAGGGCCACCTGCCAGAAAGTTACGACGAGAGCGGGATTCAGCTGCTGAACGTCAACCACCTGTTGCAGCAGCGTCTTGTGGATGCGCGCCAGTCTGCGTCACTCGCGAAGATGGACAGCGACATCATCAAGCTGGTGGAGATGCTGTTCTCTTTTATTCTCGAGGATCGCAATCTCGCCGAGCCGATCAAGACCCAGCTGGGGCGCCTGCAATTGCCGCTGCTGAAAGTGGCCATTGCTGACAGGTCCTTCTTTAGCAAGGGGGGCCACCCCGCGCGCAAACTGCTGAACGAACTCGCTGACGCCACAACCGGTTGGCAGGCGAAGGACAACTACGAATCCGATCCACTGTTCAAAAAAGTCGGCGAAGTGGTGGCGCGCGTCCTCGCCGAATTTGATCAGGATATCAATATATTTTCCGAACTGCTGGACTCCTTCCAGCAGTTCATCCTGCGCGAGCGCAAGCGCGCCGAGAAACTGGAGCGTCGGATAGTCGACGAGGCTGATGGCAAGGCGAAATCCCAGGCGGCCAGGGCGCGCGTGGCTGCGGTCATGGACGCATTGATGGCCGAACGGGATCTGCCGCCAGTGGTGGTGGAATGGCTGGAAAAGGTCTGGGCCAACATGCTGTTCCTGACATGTATCAAGGAAGGCACCGACAGCGAAAGCTGGAGCCGCGATGTGCGCACCGCAAGGGATCTGGTCTGGAGTGTGCATGCCCCCATGCCGGATAGCCGCAAGCAGCTGCTGGGCCTGTTGCCTGCACTGCAGGACCGGCTGAAGGCTGGCGTGGAGATGGTATCCCTCAACTCGTTCGATGCGCGACGCATGTTTACTGACCTCAAGCAGGTCTACCGGGAGCGTTTTGCGCTGGCTCAGTCCATTTCCGAAGAGCGCAGCCGTAAAGCCCGCGATGAGGTGCGGGAAGAGGCGCGGCGCGCGCAAGAGGTAGAAGCCGCCTCCACTGCGGTTGATTTGGCCGCCACTAAAGAGGAGGCTGCTACTCCCTCCATCAATGAGCAGGAAGCGACGGTCGCCGAGCTGCCACAAATGGAAGAACTGGAGCAGGCGGTTGCGGAAGCTGAACTGGTATCCGAGCCGAGTGGCGAGGTGGATTCCCTGCCGGAAAGCGACTCCCACTGGCAGCAGACATTCCGTCTGGCCCAGGGCAGCTGGTTTGAGCTGAAGCGTGAGGGTGAGGAGCAATTCCGCTGCCGTCTCGCCGCGGTGATTAAAGATATCGACCAGTTTATTTTCGTGAATCGCAATGGTGCCAAAGTCGCCGAGTTCACCCGCATCGAATTGGCACACGCCCTGCGCAATGCACAGCTGATGCCGCTGGATGACGGAATGCTGTTCGAGCGGGCCCTGCAGTCGGTTATCGGCACCGTGCGCAAGTCCCGTGGTGAGATGAACTGA
- the ampE gene encoding regulatory signaling modulator protein AmpE: MALLIVLLALGLVQVWGSGGPLHRDGWFYQWQDFVYRSGLMRERQGIGFGLVVLIPVLGAAVLLVLADSIFGWLGVLLVSVPVLLYSFGRGNFNEALSAYLRAWYQGDLEAARAAAEPLLDVADMERAQSIKDAQELHPLVFRAAAYRAFERLFAVLFWFLLLGIPGAMLYRLSHLARERLAKQGQAQEESLSAVADADRFLAARWLWLIEWLPVRAMGFTLAIVGNFAGCYRAWRDHLTCKQTATEDVLEYYLEGALGGIDSSECSAGVAVSEGQRLCGAEIEGMQALLSRALLMWITLMALYGLFSN, from the coding sequence ATGGCGCTGTTGATTGTGCTGTTGGCATTGGGCCTGGTACAGGTGTGGGGCTCGGGTGGACCGCTGCACCGTGATGGCTGGTTTTATCAGTGGCAGGATTTTGTTTACCGCAGTGGACTGATGCGCGAAAGACAGGGCATTGGTTTCGGGCTTGTGGTGTTGATTCCGGTGCTGGGGGCTGCTGTGCTTCTGGTGCTGGCGGACTCGATATTTGGCTGGCTGGGGGTGTTGCTGGTCAGTGTGCCGGTGCTCCTGTACAGCTTCGGTCGCGGGAATTTTAACGAGGCGCTGTCGGCATATTTACGGGCCTGGTATCAGGGTGACCTGGAGGCGGCCAGAGCTGCGGCAGAACCGCTGCTGGATGTGGCGGACATGGAGCGTGCGCAGAGCATCAAAGATGCGCAGGAACTCCACCCGCTGGTGTTCAGGGCCGCAGCCTACCGCGCTTTTGAACGCCTGTTTGCGGTGCTGTTCTGGTTCCTGCTGTTGGGCATTCCGGGAGCCATGCTTTACCGGCTCAGTCATTTGGCGCGCGAGAGATTGGCGAAGCAAGGTCAGGCGCAGGAAGAATCACTGTCCGCGGTGGCCGATGCGGACAGGTTCCTGGCTGCACGCTGGCTGTGGCTGATTGAGTGGCTGCCGGTGCGGGCGATGGGCTTCACGCTCGCGATCGTGGGGAACTTTGCCGGTTGCTACCGCGCATGGCGCGATCACCTGACCTGCAAACAGACCGCTACCGAGGATGTGCTCGAGTACTATCTCGAGGGTGCCCTGGGGGGGATCGACAGCAGTGAATGCAGTGCCGGTGTGGCCGTGAGCGAAGGGCAGCGGCTGTGCGGCGCGGAAATCGAGGGCATGCAGGCCCTGCTGTCTCGCGCCCTGCTGATGTGGATTACCCTGATGGCCCTGTACGGGCTTTTCAGTAACTAA
- a CDS encoding glycosyltransferase family 2 protein, giving the protein MESMTEQALPTLAIVVPCYNEEEVISDTTAELLSTLSQLENSGRIAAGSKIYYVDDGSRDGTWPILQKLAGEDTRIVAVALSRNRGHQNALYAGLSQTSEDMVVSIDADLQDGPENIASMIDAFLAGSEVVFGVRKERATDTWFKRMTAEGYYRVMQALGVDLVFNHADFRLMSRRAVDTLLQYPETNLFLRGMVRELGFRSSTISYARRPRLAGESKYPLRRMLSLAWKGVTAFSIAPLRAITLLGLISGGIALGLIVWVLIVKLVSNSVVPGWASIMVPVLFIGSVQLLCLGVIGEYLGKIYEEVKRRPRFHLREVVGGESVLPQADVGRVMHAESAASAAAQYVKKEQCANRSTVGERPEG; this is encoded by the coding sequence ATGGAATCCATGACCGAACAGGCTTTGCCGACACTGGCGATCGTTGTCCCCTGTTACAACGAAGAAGAGGTAATTTCGGATACCACGGCCGAGTTGCTGTCCACGCTTTCACAACTTGAAAATAGTGGCCGTATCGCTGCCGGTTCGAAAATCTACTACGTGGATGACGGCAGTCGCGATGGTACCTGGCCAATCCTGCAAAAGCTGGCCGGGGAAGATACCCGTATCGTGGCGGTGGCGCTGTCGCGCAATCGCGGTCACCAGAATGCGCTGTATGCGGGGCTCTCGCAGACCAGTGAAGACATGGTCGTCAGTATCGATGCGGATCTGCAGGACGGCCCGGAAAACATCGCGTCCATGATTGACGCTTTCCTGGCGGGCAGTGAGGTGGTATTCGGCGTGCGCAAGGAGCGGGCAACGGATACCTGGTTCAAGCGCATGACCGCGGAAGGGTATTACCGCGTGATGCAAGCCCTGGGGGTGGATCTGGTATTCAACCACGCGGACTTCCGCCTGATGTCGCGGCGGGCCGTGGACACGCTGCTACAGTACCCGGAAACCAACCTGTTCCTGCGCGGTATGGTGCGCGAGCTGGGCTTCCGCTCGTCGACGATTTCCTATGCGCGTCGCCCGCGCCTGGCCGGGGAAAGCAAATACCCCCTGCGTCGAATGTTGTCCCTGGCCTGGAAGGGCGTCACCGCTTTTTCCATTGCCCCGTTGCGGGCGATTACCCTGCTGGGGCTGATTTCTGGTGGTATTGCCCTGGGTCTGATTGTCTGGGTGCTGATCGTGAAGCTGGTATCCAACAGCGTGGTGCCGGGCTGGGCGTCAATTATGGTCCCGGTGCTGTTTATTGGCAGTGTCCAGTTACTCTGCCTCGGCGTGATTGGCGAATACCTCGGCAAGATTTACGAGGAGGTCAAGCGTCGTCCCCGATTCCACCTGCGGGAAGTTGTTGGAGGGGAGAGCGTTTTGCCGCAAGCGGATGTGGGCCGCGTCATGCATGCGGAGAGCGCTGCCAGCGCGGCAGCGCAGTATGTGAAGAAAGAGCAGTGTGCAAACAGGTCGACAGTGGGTGAACGCCCCGAGGGCTGA
- a CDS encoding GtrA family protein, whose amino-acid sequence MMRPSEYSQHEPVSGAQKPGRSLAAVKLMSRAGRFALVGGIATALQYGLLVAMIEVLGVFAVLASALSFCCSALANYLLNYYLTFQGGVQHRRALPRFVLVAALGLTINTLCFSLVLAVAPYLLAQVVATLVTLVVNFLLHHFWIYREPEWNP is encoded by the coding sequence ATGATGCGCCCGTCTGAATACTCACAGCACGAGCCTGTTTCAGGTGCGCAGAAACCAGGCAGGTCGCTGGCAGCGGTCAAGCTGATGTCACGCGCCGGACGTTTTGCCCTGGTGGGAGGGATAGCCACCGCTTTGCAGTACGGCTTGCTGGTGGCCATGATTGAAGTGCTGGGCGTGTTTGCGGTGCTAGCCTCGGCGCTATCGTTTTGCTGTTCGGCGCTCGCCAACTACCTGCTCAATTACTACCTGACGTTTCAAGGCGGAGTGCAACATCGCCGTGCGCTGCCGAGGTTTGTGCTGGTGGCGGCGCTCGGGCTTACCATCAACACCCTGTGTTTTTCCCTGGTGTTGGCCGTGGCTCCGTATCTTTTGGCTCAGGTCGTCGCCACTCTGGTCACGCTGGTGGTTAACTTTCTCCTGCATCACTTCTGGATATACCGGGAGCCCGAATGGAATCCATGA
- the ampD gene encoding 1,6-anhydro-N-acetylmuramyl-L-alanine amidase AmpD yields the protein MKYQVQSGWLSGVRRVPSPHCNSRPDNAEVDLLVIHSISLPPGEYGGAYIDEFFLGHLDMDAHPYFSEIATLQVSAHFLIDRNGRVTQYVPLNERAWHAGQSEFCGRDNCNDFSIGIELEGLDTDTYTAAQYESLAEVSAAIMEAYPAIDKSRITGHSDIAPGRKLDPGPGFDWQRYFDKLDQQGGNSREA from the coding sequence GTGAAATATCAGGTCCAGTCAGGGTGGCTTTCCGGAGTACGCCGGGTACCCAGTCCGCATTGCAACAGTCGTCCCGACAATGCGGAAGTGGATCTTCTGGTTATTCACAGCATCAGCCTGCCGCCTGGCGAGTATGGTGGTGCCTATATCGATGAGTTCTTCCTGGGGCATCTGGACATGGATGCCCATCCCTACTTTTCTGAAATTGCTACTCTGCAGGTTTCTGCCCATTTTTTGATCGATCGCAATGGTCGCGTCACCCAGTATGTGCCGCTTAACGAGCGCGCCTGGCATGCGGGGCAGTCTGAATTTTGTGGACGCGATAACTGCAACGATTTCTCTATCGGTATCGAGCTCGAAGGGCTCGATACCGATACCTACACCGCTGCGCAGTATGAATCCCTGGCAGAGGTCTCCGCGGCAATCATGGAAGCGTATCCTGCGATTGATAAGTCGCGGATAACCGGGCACTCGGATATTGCCCCGGGCAGAAAGCTGGATCCGGGGCCCGGGTTCGACTGGCAGCGGTATTTTGACAAGCTGGACCAGCAGGGCGGTAATTCCCGCGAAGCTTGA
- a CDS encoding DUF1631 domain-containing protein: MDDMDRNNNELFVITGGGQGNGQRVSKPRGSARAGSRQKLSKTVTSVKQKAIEWLQAKSDDVFAQVDDSLFAMAEKAHLQDEQDTLFQAIRNLRVGLGDLIDGFCDGIEERFHAPRNDRLEEEAGLESGASLKNLSLVNDDELEKQVAIRTMVSNVKRDHAESIAALSLRMDTLLPGKIYDESLPIGPAAVCVAFADSLDDIELSLRARMTVLKKFELNLVNHLGELYDACNRLLVEQGVLPTIEDPLRRQQGRAGSQVPTPSSASGPSPQSAASAHNPSSVDGIPTAPAGQAGNMHFSGGGVPGASSAAGFGQVAPPGGGQWTGGASGSGSVSGPGLAPVGSGAAPMATPTLLQHLGQFQMALPEHAAGPGQLINVTQLLEQQLVSAKQSASLHELDSEVIRLVDMLFSFMLEDRNLAEPVKALLIRLQLPMLKLAVADKAFFSKGGHPARRLLNEMADAAIGWQPPEHYEEDPLYREISAIVEDVLAEYDRDEQVFVRLLESFREYSARERKRAAVMERRTIDEAQGAARVEAAKARVAAVFDALTAERNLPKIVYQWLNRVWSSVLFRTCLKEGTDSGLWRQHVLTARDLIWSVVAPMPESSVKMRRLLPDLKKRLEEGAQSLSLSAGDRQRLIGGLEALYGERQKLAERVESERERRTRERLVQELRREADSILSIPVAEGITAAQAEHEASDAAPESMVDEPRDLPPTQPALPEVEEIQQVVTRASAAKPVPLQPIAQDDDHWQQTYHLKDSWFLLRDTNKLPVRCRLAAIISDLDQFMFVNRRGAKVGVYSRLELAHALRNEELLPLEQGPLFERALQYVVGHCGESKIAISV; encoded by the coding sequence ATGGACGATATGGATCGAAATAATAACGAATTGTTTGTCATAACCGGCGGTGGGCAGGGTAACGGTCAGCGTGTGAGCAAGCCGCGCGGCAGTGCGCGTGCCGGTTCCCGGCAGAAACTTTCGAAAACCGTGACTTCCGTAAAGCAAAAGGCCATTGAGTGGCTGCAGGCCAAATCTGATGATGTTTTCGCCCAGGTCGACGACTCACTGTTTGCCATGGCGGAAAAGGCCCATCTGCAGGACGAGCAGGACACCCTGTTCCAGGCGATTCGCAATCTGCGGGTTGGACTGGGCGACCTGATTGATGGCTTCTGCGATGGTATCGAAGAGCGATTTCACGCCCCGCGTAATGACCGCCTGGAAGAGGAGGCGGGGCTGGAATCCGGCGCCTCCCTGAAAAATCTTTCACTGGTCAACGACGACGAGCTTGAAAAGCAGGTCGCGATTCGCACCATGGTATCTAACGTCAAGCGCGACCATGCCGAATCCATTGCGGCCTTGTCCCTGCGCATGGATACCTTGCTTCCCGGTAAAATTTACGACGAGAGCCTGCCCATCGGGCCCGCCGCTGTGTGTGTCGCTTTTGCCGATTCGCTCGATGATATCGAGTTGTCCCTGCGCGCGCGCATGACCGTGCTTAAAAAGTTTGAGCTGAACCTGGTCAATCACCTGGGAGAGCTTTACGACGCCTGCAATCGCCTGCTGGTAGAGCAGGGTGTGCTGCCCACAATCGAGGACCCGCTGCGCCGACAGCAGGGCCGCGCGGGTAGTCAGGTGCCAACCCCGTCTTCTGCCTCAGGCCCTTCTCCGCAAAGTGCGGCGTCGGCGCATAACCCTTCCTCTGTTGACGGAATCCCCACTGCACCTGCGGGACAGGCGGGCAATATGCATTTCAGTGGCGGCGGTGTGCCGGGCGCTTCCTCAGCTGCCGGCTTCGGTCAGGTTGCCCCGCCCGGCGGCGGACAGTGGACTGGCGGTGCATCGGGTAGCGGCAGCGTATCTGGGCCCGGGCTGGCGCCGGTGGGTTCCGGCGCCGCGCCGATGGCGACGCCTACGCTGTTGCAACATCTGGGACAGTTTCAGATGGCGCTGCCGGAGCACGCGGCCGGTCCGGGGCAGCTGATCAATGTGACGCAGTTGCTTGAGCAGCAACTGGTGTCAGCCAAGCAGAGCGCCTCCCTGCATGAACTGGATAGCGAAGTCATCCGCCTGGTGGATATGCTGTTCTCCTTCATGCTGGAAGACCGCAACCTGGCGGAGCCCGTCAAAGCCCTGTTGATCCGACTGCAGCTGCCAATGCTCAAGCTCGCCGTCGCTGACAAGGCCTTCTTCAGCAAGGGTGGCCATCCGGCGAGACGCCTGTTGAACGAAATGGCGGATGCGGCGATTGGCTGGCAGCCCCCGGAGCACTACGAGGAAGATCCGCTGTACCGTGAGATCTCCGCCATCGTTGAGGACGTGTTGGCGGAGTACGACCGGGACGAGCAGGTGTTTGTGCGCCTGCTGGAATCTTTCAGGGAGTACTCTGCGCGCGAGCGCAAGCGTGCTGCGGTAATGGAGCGTCGCACCATCGACGAGGCTCAGGGCGCCGCTCGCGTGGAGGCGGCCAAGGCGCGGGTTGCCGCGGTGTTTGATGCGCTGACCGCAGAGCGTAATTTGCCCAAAATTGTGTATCAATGGTTGAACCGGGTCTGGAGTAGTGTGTTGTTCCGGACTTGCCTCAAAGAGGGTACCGACAGTGGCTTGTGGCGTCAGCATGTGCTCACTGCGCGGGATCTTATCTGGAGTGTCGTTGCCCCAATGCCGGAAAGCAGCGTCAAGATGCGCCGCTTGTTGCCGGACCTGAAAAAGCGCCTGGAAGAAGGGGCCCAGTCTCTCTCCCTGAGTGCTGGTGATCGCCAGCGGCTTATTGGTGGTCTGGAGGCTCTGTACGGCGAGCGACAGAAGTTGGCTGAGCGGGTTGAGTCCGAACGCGAACGCCGTACCCGCGAGCGTCTGGTTCAGGAATTGCGGCGCGAGGCCGACAGTATACTGTCCATCCCGGTTGCGGAAGGTATCACGGCTGCGCAGGCAGAGCATGAAGCCAGTGATGCCGCGCCTGAGTCTATGGTTGATGAACCTCGCGATCTCCCACCCACCCAGCCGGCGCTTCCGGAAGTGGAGGAAATCCAGCAGGTGGTTACCCGGGCGAGTGCGGCGAAGCCGGTTCCGTTGCAGCCTATTGCCCAGGACGACGACCACTGGCAGCAGACTTACCATCTGAAGGACAGCTGGTTTTTGCTGCGGGATACGAACAAACTTCCCGTGCGCTGTCGCCTGGCGGCCATCATCAGCGATCTGGACCAGTTCATGTTCGTAAATCGTCGCGGCGCCAAAGTGGGTGTTTACTCGCGTCTGGAACTGGCACATGCACTGCGTAATGAAGAGTTGCTGCCCCTGGAACAGGGGCCGCTGTTCGAGCGGGCTCTGCAGTATGTGGTTGGTCACTGCGGTGAGAGCAAAATCGCTATCAGCGTATGA